TTATTGAAATCTTAGAAGAGCACATAAACAAAGGCAGACCAGCCAGAAATTGTCCAGAAGGCAGTGAATTTCATTTTATGGCTTGTAAAACATTTATTTTACCCACGCCTTATATTGCTCACAATCTAAAAGAGTTCAAAGAAATCTTGAAGAAGGTAACAAAGAGCTCTCTTTACTTTCACATCTTTGAAGCGCGGATAAGGTTGGGAAAAGTGGACAACGACTTTTCCAGATGGCTAAGAGACTTAGGCAAGGATAAAATCGCCGCAGAAATTTCTCGCTTAGACCCTTACACATATACGTTGGAAGGATTGAGGGAAAAGATAATCTCTATTATCTGCAAGGAAAACTAAAAATGACTAAATTAGACGAATATAGAAAAATTGCTGGAGATAATGTAATTGATGAGTTGCACTTTTTAGCAAGCAGGGTTTCTGGAAAGACGATTCAAAATATAAATTCTGCCGCTGTGGGCGGTGGAGTGGCAGAGATACTAAGCAGAATAATACCACTTTTGAAAGAATTGGGTGTGAATATAGGATGGAGCGTTATAAAGGGTGATGAAAAATTCTTTGTGATAAGTAAAAAGATACACAATGCCCTTCATTCTGCAAGGGTAGAAATTACAAATGATGAGTTGAATTACTTTTTGGATGTCAATCAAAAAAACGCAGAGGAAATAAACTTCTACGGTGACATAATATTTGTTCATGATCCTCAACCTGCTGCACTTATTAAAAAGAGAGAAAAAATAGGAAAGAATTGGATTTGGCGATGTCATATCGACTTTTCTAATCCCAATAAGCGTATTTGGTCATTTCTAAAAAGTTATATTGAAAAATATGACACCGTTGTCTTCTCCGCCCCTACATTTGGTCGAGATATCTCTACCAAACAGATTCTCATCTCTCCCTCCATAGATCCTTTGAGTGAGAAGAATAGAGATTTATCCGCAAAATTCATAGACTCTGTTTTTGAAGGATATGGTATCGATAGAGAAAAACCCATTATAACCCAAATTTCAAGGTTTGATTATTTAAAAGATCCTATAGGTGTAATAAGAGCCTATCGTCTTGTAAAAAAACACATAGATTGTCAACTCGTTTTAGCCGGAGGTGGAGCAACAGACGATCCAGAGGGTAAAAAGGTGCTTAAAGCAGTGACAGAAGAAGCAAAAGAAGACAAAGATATATTTGTACTGCATCTTTCTCCTGCTTCTCATTTAGAGATAAACGCACTGCAAAGAGGTTCAACTATTATACTCCAGAAATCCTTACGGGAGGGCTTTGGACTCACCGTTTCTGAGGCTTTATGGAAGGCAAAACCGGTAATTGCATCTGCTGTGGGAGGTATACCATTACAAATTATACACAGATATTCCGGCATCCTAACCCATACCATAGAAGGAACAGCTTACTGGATAAAACAACTCTTAAACGATCCCGAATATGCAAAAAAGTTAGGGGAAAACGGAAGAGAACATATAAAGGACAATTTTCTTATTACCAGACACATTCGTGATTATCTTTTGTTATTTTTATCATTGTATCATAAGGAAGACATAGTAAACTTGTGAAAAAATATCTGTTTGATCGTCTCAGAGAAATATCAAATAAAATAAGAAACACCGATTATATTTTGTTGTGCCTGGACTATGACGGAACACTCGTGCCTATCTGTAAAAACCCATCATTAGCTAAACTTTCATCCGAAACAAAAGAGTTGTTGACTGATCTTTCTCAAAATCCATGTATCTCCATGGACATTATCAGCGGTCGTTCATTAAATGAGATTAAAAAGCTGATAGGTGTTGAAAATATACTCTATGCCGGGAATCACGGGTTTGAAATTTCTTATAAAGAAAATTGTTGGGTGCATCCAGAGGCAGAAAGAACAAAACCCATTCTAAAAAATGTTGTCAAAGAATTAAAGGCACAATTAAATACAATAGATGGTGTTTTGATTGAAGATAAAGGTTTGACTCTAAGTATCCATTACCGCAATGTTGTGGGAAAGTCGGCAAAAGACATAAAAAAAATCATTCAGGACATCGTCAATCTTTATCGGGAGACATTAAGAATAACCTCCGGGAAAAAGGTTTACGAGGTAAGGCCAAAAATCAATTGGGATAAGGGAAAGGCAATAATAAAAATGCAACAAATGCTTAATTTAAAGGAAGAAATACTAAAGGTTTACATAGGCGACGACAAAACTGACGAAGATGCATTTAAGATACTAAGAGAAGATGATATATCTATTGTAGTCGGTTATAAAAAATATTCAAAAGCCCATTATTTCTGTAAGAGTAGCAAAGAGGTTGTATTGTTTCTAAGGCACTTAAAGTCTCTATACTAACTAAATTTGACAGGCACAATAAAAATAAATAAAATAGAAGAAACTAACTAAAAGGAAAATATGTGAAGAAGATTAGATATATTACTGATATTTTGCAGGTTACTCAAATTCCCATTGAGCAACGGCGAAGGTTAAAAAAAGTTACAAAAAAATTTGCATTTAGAGCTAATGATTATTACTTATCCTTAATTGATTGGTCAAATGAAGATGACCCTATCAGACGGATAATTATTCCCCATGAAGGAGAATTAATACCGTGGGGTAAACTTGATGCCTCCGAAGAGGCACATTATGCAAAAACATTGGGTTTAGAACACAAATACTCAGATACAGCTCTTTTACTTGTCAACAATATATGCGGAGGATTCTGTCGCTTTTGCTTTCGTAAGCGCCTGTTTATGAATGAAGATAGTGAGGTAACTCACAATATTTCTCCAAATTTACAGTATATCCGCAATCATCCTGAGATTAGCAATGTTCTTTTATCGGGCGGCGATCCACTGATTATGTCTACAAAAAAACTGGAGAGTTTTATACAAAGGATACGCTGCATTGAACATGTAAAGATTATTCGTATAGGAACAAAGATGCCTGCGTTTAATCCATACAGGATCACAGAAGATCCATCTTTAACTGAGATGCTGAACCGATACAGTTTACCTCAAAAACGCATCTATATAATGACAAATTTCAATCATCCCAGAGAGTTAACTCCTATTAGCATTGATGCCATTACACGACTGTTAGAAGCAGGTACAATTGTCATCAATCAAACACCGCTTATCAGAGGAGTTAACAATGACCCTGATACTTTAGCAGAACTATTTCGTAGTCTTTCCTTTATGGGTATATCTTCATACTATGTATTTCAGTGCCGCCCTACATTAGGAAACAGAATTTATGCCGTGCCAGTAGCTGAATCTTATGAAATATTTAGAAAAGCGAGGATGCAGGTCTCTGGTCTGGCTGGAACGGCGCGCTTTATAATGTCTCATTCCACAGGAAAAATTGAAGTAGCAGGAACAACGCCAGAACACATCTATATGCAATATCATCGTTCTGCAAGTCCGGGAAATGCATCACAATTTATGGTTTTCAAAATAAATAAAGATGCTTACTGGTTTGATGATTTTCTAAAAACTTCAATGAACACAAAACAGACAATTTCTTATAGATGGCTTAGTAGAATGGAAAAAATGAACAGCAATCTATAAAATGAGTCTGATTGAAGAATTAAAGGAAAATTTTATAAACATCATAGAAAAAAATAATCTTAAGCATGAAGACATTGAAATTAAAACCTGCCCATCTTCACCACACGAAAAAGAAATATTGATAGAAGCAGACTTTAAAGGAAATAAGGGACAGGCATTCAGCACAGGTGCTATAAATTTTCAAGGTAAAATAAAAGATATTTTGAATATAGATTTAAATACATCTGAAAATCGCGCATTATTTATAGTCTGTACAAATGCCGTCTTAAAACACCTAAATCTAATAGAAGGAACAGTTCACTGCAATGAAAAAGAGGTTAAAAGATGTGCACAAAAGATAGCTGATAGCTTTTCTCGTAGATATGGTATGTTTCTTACCATAGGGATGATAGGATTACAACCCACTATCGCTGAAGCTCTAATAAAAAAAATAGGGAAAGAAAATATAAGGATATGCGATAATAAAAATAAGGATAAAAATTTTTACGATGTTTTAATAGAAGACGAAAAAAACATGAAGAATATTGTAGCAGGTTCTTTCTTAACTTTGGCAAATGGCAATGCAATCGTTGATGGGAAGATCGATGAAATAATAAAGACATTTAAAGAAGATAACAAGAGCAGAATTGTCATATTCTATGGTGTGACCATTGCCTCAGCACAAAAACTTTTGGGTTTAAAGAGGATATGTTTTGAGTCGCATTGAAAAAATCAAAATAGAGCAAGCAATTGGCAAATTATTGGCACATGATGTAACGCTTATAGACATAAGGGAAAAATTCAAGGGCCCTTTATTTAAAAAAGGATATGTAATTCAGGAAGAAGACATTGAGAAATTCAAGCGTTTAGGGAAAGAACATGTATATATCATCAATCTTTCGCCCGACGAAATACACGAAGACGATGCGGCAATTGAATTAGCCGAAAGTTTAATGAGAGAAGGAACATATAGAGACAGGCAGCCTTCAGAAGGAAAGATAAACATATACTCTTCTTTCAAAGGATTGACAAGGATAGACAGAGAAAAACTCCTTCAATTCAATCTCTTAAAAGTTCCCAGTTGCCCTACTCTACCTTCAAATAAGGTAGTAAAAAAAGGGCAAAAGGTTGCCTCCGTCCGCATCGTAGGGCTATTCACATCAAAGAAGATTATTGAAAAAGCGAAGGAAATAGTCAAAGGAGGCATAGTTTCTGTTAGGCCTTTTTTGAAAAAAAATATAGGTATCATCGCCACGGGCAACGAAGTTTTCTATGGAAAGATAGAAGACACATTTACACCCCGCTTGAACCAGAAAATCAAGAGCACCTATAATTGTAACATTGCCTATACTGCAAAAGCGCCGGATAAAAAAGAAGTAATAGAAACAGAGATAGAAAAATCCATCCAAATTGGATGTGATGTAATACTGATAACAGGCGGTACATCTGTAGATCCTGATGATGTAACATACCTGGCAATAAAAAATAAAGCCAAAACATTCTCCCGTGGTCTCCCCATTCAACCCGGCAATTATTTGAGTATCGGCTATATCGGAAATGTGGCAATTCTTGGTATACCTGCCGGTGCCGTATACAGCAGCAGGTCATCATTAGATTTTATACTACCCCACATTGCAATAGGGGAAAAACTTACAGAAAAAGAGATTTACGACCTGGGCTATGGAGGATTACTCCAATCTTGACAAATTTATGATTTGCAAGCGCTCACTTGACTTATTATTTTGTGAATGTTAAATTCTCTAACAATGTTGGGGAGTCGTCTAACGGCAGGACAGCGGACTCTGAATCCGTCAATCGGGGTTCGAATCCCTGCTCCCCAGCCAATTAGGCCCCATAGTCTAGGGGTAAGGACACCGGCCTCTCAAGCCGGGGACATGGGTTCAATTCCCATTGGGGCCATCAGAATGGACAATGAAGGATGAGAAGATGAAGGTGAAATTGATAACCTACCCCGATAAGATATTAAAAGCTAAATCAGAAGATGTAAAAAAAATAGCTGATAATATAATAAGGCTTTTAGATAATATGAAAGAAATCATGTATAAATATAAAGGTATCGGCCTCGCCGCTCCTCAGGTAGGGATAAATATAAGGGTAGCCATTATAGATTTGCAAAAGAATGACCCCGGTTTCGGCCTGGTCGAAATGATAAATCCCGAGATCTTAGAAAATGCAGGTGAGTTTGAAGAACATGAAGAGGGATGCCTGAGTGTTCCAGATTTTTACTCACCGGTACCAAGAGGAAAATATATAAAAATAAAATATATAGACAGGAAAGGAGAGGAAAGAACAATAGAGACAGATACATTTTTTTCCGTTGTAGCACAGCATGAAGTTGACCATTTAAACGGCATACTGTTTATTGACCGTATTTCACCCTTAAGAAAAGAACTCTTTCGCAATCACCGAAGAAAAATGCGCTTAAAAACTGGATGAATATCGTATTTTTTGGCACATCTGAATGGGCAGTTCCCTTTCTTTACACATTAAACAATTCGCAACACAAAATAGTTTGTATAATAACTACACCTGATAAAAAAAGTGGAAGAGGGAAAATAATTTCACCTTCTCCTGTGAAAGAAACAGCACAAGGGTTAAATATTCCTGTAATTCAACCTGAAGATCTTAAAGTACCTTCGTTTTTGGAAGAGATAAAAAAATATAATGCGCAAATAGGTATTGTAGTATCCTATGGAAAGTTTATCCCCGAGCAACTGAATAAGATTTTCTCTTATAGGATAATAAATATCCATCCTTCTCTGCTTCCTCTGTATAGAGGCCCGGCTCCCATGAATTGGGCAATCATCAATGGAGACAAGCTAACAGGAGTGACAATTATGGAGGTCAGCAACAAAATGGATGCTGGGGATATTCTAATGCAATGGGTAGTAAAAATAGATGAAAAAGACAGCTACATCTCACTATCTGAAAAACTTTCAAACACAGGAAGAAAAATGCTTTTATGCTGTTTAGAAAACATAGAATATGGAAGAATCAGCAGAAAAAAACAACGCGAAAAACTGTTCACCTATGCTCCTCCTTTAAAAAAAGAAGACGGAAGCTTAAACTTTAAAGAATCTGCCTCTACGATTGCAAGGAAGATACAGGGCATGAACCCCAGACCAGGTACATTCACATTTTTAAATGGAAAACGCCTTAAAATTCTAAAGTCCTCGCCTGTTTCATTAAAGGAAAAAGATTATAATTATGGGAAAATAATAAAGATAGACAAAGATGCCTTTTATATCTGTTGTAAAGATGGTGCTTTAAAAGTAGAACAAGTTCAAATGGAAGGCAAAAAGGTTATGGACTCCCCTTCCTTCCTGCGTGGATTTCCTTTAAAACAAGGGGAAATAGTAGGAAAATAACAACCCGCCCAGGCAAGCGGGGTATTTATTTTACTTTAGAGTATGAAATTAAGGCATTGTTCCAAAAAAAGACTCAGGATTTGCAGATTAGAGAGTTTTAAGTTAGCAGCAAAAATCTAAAAACCTATAAATAAAAACTCTCTAATTTCCCTTGCTAAGTCCTGTGTAAGTTTGGTAAGTGCTTCTTTTCTCTTCTGCTCATTCTCTTCTATGCTGCTCTTCTTTGCCTCATAGTCCTCAAATACACTCAATTTCCTTTTTCTTAATATTTTCCCTTCTATATTTGACAATTCCACCTGTGCACAAAGGAGAGAACGAAAACGCGTAGCCGTTCCCTTTTCATTAAAAGCGGCAGCATTTGTTTTATATCCTGTTAAAGAAACACTCAATATTCCTTCCGCCTTATTTTTCCCCTTTAATTTTATCCTTTTATCCAGATTAAGCTCGTTGGATAACGCTCTTTCCATTTCTGTGTCTATGCCCGGCTCAGTGGTCTGATTTTGAACATCTTCAATATAAAGATATTTTATGTTTTGAGGTAAACTGCCGTAAGTGCCAGCAAAATGATAACCACATCCAGAGAGAAAAAAAAGAATAATTAAAAATCGCCACATTATTTCACCACCATATTTACCAATTTTTGTTTTACAACAATAATTTTCTTAACTTCTTTACCTTGAATATACTTCTGTATGCGTTTTGAATTTAAGGCAAGTTCTCTTATCTTTTCTTCTGCTGCGTCTTTTTCTACCTCTATTTCATCTCTTAGTCTTCCGTTCACCGTTATAGCCATCTTTATCGTCTTCTTGATTAATGCCTTTTCATCGTATTTAGGCCAACACTGATCCGATACAAATGGTTTTTCCCCTATTCCTTCCCACATCTCCTCTGCAATATGAGGAGCAAAGACGGACAACAGCATGATAAGTGTTCTTATTGCCTCTCTTATAGTAATCTTATCTTCTTCTTTTTCCTCATACATGTAATCATATATTGCATTTGTAAACTCCATTAAATGAGCAATAGCAGTATTAAAATGGTATCTCTTCTCTATATCCTCTGTGACCCACTTTATTGTAAAATGGGTAAGATAATGTAATCTCTTGTTTTTTTCTTCTTTCAATTCCACAACTTTTTCACTTGATTTACAAACATCTTTATACCTGTAAACGATTCTCCACACCCGATTCAAGAATCTATATGACCCTTCTACCCCTTCATCACTCCAATCTAAATCCTTCTCTGGCGGAGCGGCAAATAAGATAAATAGCCGTGACGTATCTGCACCGTAGTTTTCAATGATATAGTCAGGGTCTACGACATTCCCCTTGGATTTAGACATCTTTGCTCCATCTTTTATAACCATACCTTGAGTCAACAGTCTTTTGAACGGTTCATCTATATCTATGTACTTCAAATCTCGAAATACCTTTGTGAAATAACGTGCATATAAGAGGTGCATGACAGCATGTTCTATACCCCCCACATACTGGTCAACAGGCATCCAATATTGGGCTTTTCTTTCATCAAACGCTTTGTCTTTTTCGTGGGGCGAAACATATCTCAAAAAATACCATGATGATTCCACAAATGTATCAAATGTATCTGTTTCCCTTTCCGCTTCTCCTCCACATTGGGGACAGGTCGTTTTCACAAAACTCTTTACCCTTTTTAAAGGAGAATCACCTTCTCCCGTCAATGGTGTATTTTCTGGCAATTCAATGGGCAAATCTTCCTCATTCACAGGAACAATTCCACATTTTTTGCAATAAACCACAGGAATGGGCGCACCCCAGTATCTCTGACGGGATACATTCCAATCCCTCAATGCATAGTTGATTGTTTTTTCTGCCAGTCCTTTTTGCTGCAACCACTTCGTTACTTCCCACTTTCCCTGTTCAGAAGGCAACTTATCAAACTGACCGGAGTTGACCATCGTGCCCTCACCTTCGTAGGCTTCAGTCAATTTGCCATCTTTCGGTATAGCATCTTCTTTATATGTTACCACCTTTAGAGGTAGATTATATTTTTTAGCAAATTCAAAATCTCTCTGGTCATGAGCAGGCACAGACATAATAATACCCGTTCCGTATTCTAATAGGACAAAATTCGCCGCATAGAGCGGTATCTTTTCTCCATTGACAGGATTCTCTGCATATATGCCTGTAAATATGCCTTCCTTTTCTTTTTCTTTTATATCCTTTGTTTTTAGGAATTTCTCAATAAATTTTTGGACCTTTTCCTCATAAGAACTTCCCTTTACAAGTTTTTTTAGTAAAGGATGGTCAGGAGCAATACACATAAATGTTGCCCCGAACAATGTGTCCGGTCTTGTGGTAAATACTTCTAAAACCTCATCTTTTTCTGAAACTTTAAACTTCACCCTTGCTCCAATGCTCTTTCCAATCCAGTTTTTCTGCTGGATGAGCACTTTTTCTGGCCATCCTTTTCTTATTTGTTCCATATCTCTCAGAAGTTGTTCCGCATAATCAGTAATCCTAAAAAACCATTCACCTATCTCTTTTTTTGTTACCCCTCCTCCACACCGCCAGCATTTTCCATCCATTACCTGTTCATTAGCTAAAACCGTTTGACAATGAGGACAATAGTTTACCTCTGCTTTCTTCTTATAAACCATATCCTTTCTCAACATCTCAATAAACAACTTCTGTTCCCATCTGTAGTATTCCGAATCGCATGTTGTTACAACACCATCCCAATCATAGGAAAATCCCATTCTCTTCAGCTGTTTTGTCATAGTGGCAATATTTTCTTTTGTCCAGGTTTCTGGGCGGAGATTATGTTCAATGGCGGCATTTTCTGCCGGCATACCAAATGCATCAAATCCAATAGGATGCATTACATTGTAACCGTTCATCCGCCTGTAACGTGCAATAACATCGCCTATAGAATAATTTCTTACATGCCCCATATGTATTTTTCCGGAAGGATAAGGATACATTTCTAATTCATAAAATTTTGGTTTATCTTTCTCCGTCCTGGTCTTAAAAATTCTATTTTCTTCCCATTTTTTTTGCCACTTCAATTCTATCGGGTGCGGATTATATTTCTCTTCCATTTATCTTGCCTCTAAGTAAGCTCCCTTATTTGCCGATGTAACAAGCTTTGAATATCTTAAAAGATAACCTTTTGTTATTTTCGGTTCTTTGGGTTGCCATTTTTTACTTCTCTTCTTCAATTCCTTCCCGCTAACTAAAAGATCTATCTTCTTTTTATCTACATCTATCTCAATTTCATCTCCTTCTTTAACCAATGCAATAGTTCCTCCTCTTACTGCCTCAGGACAGACATGCCCAATGGAAAGCCCCTTTGTAGCACCGGAAAATCTGCCATCTGTAATCAAAGCTACTTTATCACCCAGACCCATGCCAGCAATGGCTGATGTAGGTGAAAGCATTTCTTTCATTCCTGGTCCACCGGCTGGCCCTTCGTATCTAATAACTACAACATCTCCTTCCTTTATCTTCTTTTTATATATAGCATCTAATGCTTCTTCCTCCGAATCAAATACCCTTGCTTTTCCTTTAAAATGTCTGATTTTTTCACTCACTCCTGACTGTTTTACGATAGAACCTTCTTCCGCTAAATTTCCATACAAAATGGAAAGACCACCCCTTTCTGAATAAGGATCATCCATTGGTTTTATCACCTTATTGTTTTTTACCTCAGCATCCTTGTAATTTTCATATATCGTCTTACCCGTTACTGTGATACACTTTTTGTGAATGAGTTTTCTACTATCCAATCTCTTCATTATAGCCATTACGCCACCTGCTTCATCCAGGTCTTGAACATGGTAGTTTCCCACCGGGCTAAAATGACATAAAGTGGGCACCTTTTCACTTATCTTATCAAAAGTTTTCAAATCCAAATCTATCCCTGCTTCATGGGCAATGGCTAAAAGATGAAGCACAGTATTTGTAGAACAGCCCATAGCCATATCTACACATATGGCGTTTTCCAAAGAATCTTTCGTTATAATATCTCGTGGTTTAATATCCTTTTCTACTAATTCCATTATTTTCATACCTGAATACTTTGCCAAACGCACTCTCTTGGCCAGAGGAGCAGGTGCAGTGCCGTTGCCGGGCAGAGAAAA
The DNA window shown above is from Deltaproteobacteria bacterium and carries:
- a CDS encoding glycosyltransferase produces the protein MTKLDEYRKIAGDNVIDELHFLASRVSGKTIQNINSAAVGGGVAEILSRIIPLLKELGVNIGWSVIKGDEKFFVISKKIHNALHSARVEITNDELNYFLDVNQKNAEEINFYGDIIFVHDPQPAALIKKREKIGKNWIWRCHIDFSNPNKRIWSFLKSYIEKYDTVVFSAPTFGRDISTKQILISPSIDPLSEKNRDLSAKFIDSVFEGYGIDREKPIITQISRFDYLKDPIGVIRAYRLVKKHIDCQLVLAGGGATDDPEGKKVLKAVTEEAKEDKDIFVLHLSPASHLEINALQRGSTIILQKSLREGFGLTVSEALWKAKPVIASAVGGIPLQIIHRYSGILTHTIEGTAYWIKQLLNDPEYAKKLGENGREHIKDNFLITRHIRDYLLLFLSLYHKEDIVNL
- the otsB gene encoding trehalose-phosphatase, which gives rise to MKKYLFDRLREISNKIRNTDYILLCLDYDGTLVPICKNPSLAKLSSETKELLTDLSQNPCISMDIISGRSLNEIKKLIGVENILYAGNHGFEISYKENCWVHPEAERTKPILKNVVKELKAQLNTIDGVLIEDKGLTLSIHYRNVVGKSAKDIKKIIQDIVNLYRETLRITSGKKVYEVRPKINWDKGKAIIKMQQMLNLKEEILKVYIGDDKTDEDAFKILREDDISIVVGYKKYSKAHYFCKSSKEVVLFLRHLKSLY
- a CDS encoding KamA family radical SAM protein gives rise to the protein MKKIRYITDILQVTQIPIEQRRRLKKVTKKFAFRANDYYLSLIDWSNEDDPIRRIIIPHEGELIPWGKLDASEEAHYAKTLGLEHKYSDTALLLVNNICGGFCRFCFRKRLFMNEDSEVTHNISPNLQYIRNHPEISNVLLSGGDPLIMSTKKLESFIQRIRCIEHVKIIRIGTKMPAFNPYRITEDPSLTEMLNRYSLPQKRIYIMTNFNHPRELTPISIDAITRLLEAGTIVINQTPLIRGVNNDPDTLAELFRSLSFMGISSYYVFQCRPTLGNRIYAVPVAESYEIFRKARMQVSGLAGTARFIMSHSTGKIEVAGTTPEHIYMQYHRSASPGNASQFMVFKINKDAYWFDDFLKTSMNTKQTISYRWLSRMEKMNSNL
- a CDS encoding molybdopterin-binding protein, which produces MSRIEKIKIEQAIGKLLAHDVTLIDIREKFKGPLFKKGYVIQEEDIEKFKRLGKEHVYIINLSPDEIHEDDAAIELAESLMREGTYRDRQPSEGKINIYSSFKGLTRIDREKLLQFNLLKVPSCPTLPSNKVVKKGQKVASVRIVGLFTSKKIIEKAKEIVKGGIVSVRPFLKKNIGIIATGNEVFYGKIEDTFTPRLNQKIKSTYNCNIAYTAKAPDKKEVIETEIEKSIQIGCDVILITGGTSVDPDDVTYLAIKNKAKTFSRGLPIQPGNYLSIGYIGNVAILGIPAGAVYSSRSSLDFILPHIAIGEKLTEKEIYDLGYGGLLQS
- the def gene encoding peptide deformylase, which produces MKVKLITYPDKILKAKSEDVKKIADNIIRLLDNMKEIMYKYKGIGLAAPQVGINIRVAIIDLQKNDPGFGLVEMINPEILENAGEFEEHEEGCLSVPDFYSPVPRGKYIKIKYIDRKGEERTIETDTFFSVVAQHEVDHLNGILFIDRISPLRKELFRNHRRKMRLKTG
- the fmt gene encoding methionyl-tRNA formyltransferase, producing the protein MNIVFFGTSEWAVPFLYTLNNSQHKIVCIITTPDKKSGRGKIISPSPVKETAQGLNIPVIQPEDLKVPSFLEEIKKYNAQIGIVVSYGKFIPEQLNKIFSYRIINIHPSLLPLYRGPAPMNWAIINGDKLTGVTIMEVSNKMDAGDILMQWVVKIDEKDSYISLSEKLSNTGRKMLLCCLENIEYGRISRKKQREKLFTYAPPLKKEDGSLNFKESASTIARKIQGMNPRPGTFTFLNGKRLKILKSSPVSLKEKDYNYGKIIKIDKDAFYICCKDGALKVEQVQMEGKKVMDSPSFLRGFPLKQGEIVGK
- a CDS encoding leucine--tRNA ligase; protein product: MEEKYNPHPIELKWQKKWEENRIFKTRTEKDKPKFYELEMYPYPSGKIHMGHVRNYSIGDVIARYRRMNGYNVMHPIGFDAFGMPAENAAIEHNLRPETWTKENIATMTKQLKRMGFSYDWDGVVTTCDSEYYRWEQKLFIEMLRKDMVYKKKAEVNYCPHCQTVLANEQVMDGKCWRCGGGVTKKEIGEWFFRITDYAEQLLRDMEQIRKGWPEKVLIQQKNWIGKSIGARVKFKVSEKDEVLEVFTTRPDTLFGATFMCIAPDHPLLKKLVKGSSYEEKVQKFIEKFLKTKDIKEKEKEGIFTGIYAENPVNGEKIPLYAANFVLLEYGTGIIMSVPAHDQRDFEFAKKYNLPLKVVTYKEDAIPKDGKLTEAYEGEGTMVNSGQFDKLPSEQGKWEVTKWLQQKGLAEKTINYALRDWNVSRQRYWGAPIPVVYCKKCGIVPVNEEDLPIELPENTPLTGEGDSPLKRVKSFVKTTCPQCGGEAERETDTFDTFVESSWYFLRYVSPHEKDKAFDERKAQYWMPVDQYVGGIEHAVMHLLYARYFTKVFRDLKYIDIDEPFKRLLTQGMVIKDGAKMSKSKGNVVDPDYIIENYGADTSRLFILFAAPPEKDLDWSDEGVEGSYRFLNRVWRIVYRYKDVCKSSEKVVELKEEKNKRLHYLTHFTIKWVTEDIEKRYHFNTAIAHLMEFTNAIYDYMYEEKEEDKITIREAIRTLIMLLSVFAPHIAEEMWEGIGEKPFVSDQCWPKYDEKALIKKTIKMAITVNGRLRDEIEVEKDAAEEKIRELALNSKRIQKYIQGKEVKKIIVVKQKLVNMVVK
- the ilvD gene encoding dihydroxy-acid dehydratase: MKRSDVMVKGAEKAPHRSLLKADGYTDEELKRPIIAIASAFTDIVPGHIHLKTLAGAVKAGIYMMGGTPFEFNTIAVDDGIAMGHLGMHYSLPSRENIADAVEIMVSAHPADGLVIMPACDKITPGMIMAAVRVNIPTIMISGGPMLAGRYKQRDVDLAQVFEAVGSYINGKITEEELKGIEDEGCPSCGSCSGMYSANSINCLSESFGFSLPGNGTAPAPLAKRVRLAKYSGMKIMELVEKDIKPRDIITKDSLENAICVDMAMGCSTNTVLHLLAIAHEAGIDLDLKTFDKISEKVPTLCHFSPVGNYHVQDLDEAGGVMAIMKRLDSRKLIHKKCITVTGKTIYENYKDAEVKNNKVIKPMDDPYSERGGLSILYGNLAEEGSIVKQSGVSEKIRHFKGKARVFDSEEEALDAIYKKKIKEGDVVVIRYEGPAGGPGMKEMLSPTSAIAGMGLGDKVALITDGRFSGATKGLSIGHVCPEAVRGGTIALVKEGDEIEIDVDKKKIDLLVSGKELKKRSKKWQPKEPKITKGYLLRYSKLVTSANKGAYLEAR